The following coding sequences are from one Rhizobiaceae bacterium window:
- a CDS encoding branched-chain amino acid ABC transporter permease — MRTRTFKQTYGELTRLLPYSSSWTWYAGLLAALIALPLVGPAYVSTFVLLILSASVGAIGLNIVTGSAGLISLGHAGFLAIGAYTTAILTTDYGLDLVPTLVIAGLVSAASSLLVGIPSLRLKGLYLAITTLAFSIIVTQLIVEAEWLTGGSIGKAVTRTTVFGYPVRSTVSIYYLALGVLVLTIFGALNLLRSRVGRAWKAIRDYDTAARMMGINLVHYKLSAFAVSAFLTGVAGGLSGLYVRYINIDGFTLFVSVEAVAMILVGGLGSVRGAILGAIIITILPDVSRWLMNTMFRSVFVLPAANSQEIKGIIYAVMIILFLRYEPDGLAARWAVVKRFWSEWPLGKARG; from the coding sequence ATGCGTACCAGAACCTTCAAGCAAACCTATGGCGAACTGACTCGCCTGCTGCCCTATTCCAGCAGTTGGACCTGGTATGCCGGATTGCTGGCCGCACTGATTGCGCTGCCCTTGGTCGGGCCGGCCTATGTCAGCACTTTCGTGCTACTGATCCTCTCTGCATCCGTAGGCGCGATCGGGCTCAATATCGTCACCGGCAGCGCCGGGCTGATCTCGCTCGGCCATGCGGGGTTCCTCGCAATCGGCGCCTATACAACGGCAATCCTCACGACCGACTACGGCCTCGACCTCGTCCCGACTCTCGTCATCGCGGGGTTGGTCTCCGCAGCTTCGAGCCTGTTGGTGGGGATCCCGTCGCTGCGGCTGAAAGGGCTCTATCTGGCGATCACCACGCTGGCGTTCTCGATCATCGTCACCCAGCTCATCGTTGAGGCGGAATGGCTGACCGGCGGTTCAATCGGCAAGGCAGTCACGCGAACCACCGTGTTCGGCTATCCGGTGCGATCCACGGTCTCGATCTACTATTTGGCGCTTGGCGTGCTGGTGCTGACTATATTCGGCGCGCTCAATCTCCTGCGCAGCAGGGTTGGCCGCGCATGGAAGGCAATCCGCGACTATGATACGGCAGCGCGGATGATGGGCATCAACCTCGTCCACTACAAGCTTTCCGCATTCGCGGTCAGCGCGTTCCTGACCGGCGTCGCCGGAGGCCTTTCTGGACTCTATGTCCGCTACATCAACATCGATGGCTTCACGCTCTTCGTCAGCGTGGAGGCTGTAGCGATGATCTTGGTCGGCGGGCTCGGGAGCGTCAGGGGCGCGATCCTTGGCGCCATTATCATAACGATTCTTCCGGATGTCAGCCGGTGGCTGATGAACACGATGTTCCGGTCGGTATTCGTGCTGCCGGCCGCGAACTCGCAGGAGATCAAAGGCATAATATACGCTGTTATGATCATCCTGTTCCTGCGCTACGAGCCGGACGGTCTCGCGGCCCGATGGGCAGTGGTCAAACGGTTCTGGTCCGAATGGCCTCTTGGCAAGGCAAGAGGTTAG
- a CDS encoding ABC transporter substrate-binding protein — protein MLVLSAAAADPGIKDDEIVVGAIMPFTGPAGALGYGAFLGERIAIEEANAAGGINGRKITVIAEDDEYVPARTVQAFNKLMEVDQIFALIAGSGSSHWLAIMPTLEGDGIPNINPLLASMKPFEAGPSTHFGIGTSYRDGAREVMTIMAKRNSDLKWVSIVQEDESGIDREVGFNEAAKNLGLDVVAQMRVNRTQTDFSAEVLRMQQAGATGVFIGGLPTVDAGVLKEIRKLDMKAKVATLWLSHNEPTLNLLREDAGDLVLYDFVPSMTDPKLDNFHALAKAHLSAEDQGRINRYSVTGYATMKAFIEAMNRCGRDLSRVCALAELNKLTDFDTGVMGKITWKPDAHLAPVAGAPLVIDAKAGQFVPLAAD, from the coding sequence ATGTTGGTTCTGTCAGCCGCGGCGGCTGATCCTGGCATCAAGGATGACGAGATTGTGGTCGGCGCCATCATGCCCTTCACCGGGCCAGCAGGCGCGCTGGGCTACGGCGCCTTCTTGGGCGAGCGCATAGCCATAGAGGAGGCGAATGCCGCAGGCGGAATCAACGGTCGCAAGATCACGGTGATCGCGGAAGACGACGAGTATGTCCCGGCCCGGACGGTGCAAGCCTTCAACAAACTGATGGAGGTCGACCAGATCTTCGCGCTGATCGCTGGTTCCGGCAGTTCGCACTGGCTGGCCATCATGCCTACCCTGGAGGGAGACGGCATTCCGAACATCAATCCGCTGCTGGCCAGCATGAAGCCGTTCGAAGCCGGGCCGTCGACCCATTTCGGCATCGGCACCAGCTACCGGGACGGGGCCAGGGAAGTCATGACGATCATGGCGAAGCGCAATTCGGATCTCAAATGGGTTTCCATCGTCCAGGAGGATGAATCGGGAATCGACCGCGAGGTCGGTTTCAACGAGGCGGCGAAGAATCTCGGCCTCGATGTCGTTGCGCAGATGCGCGTAAACCGGACACAGACCGATTTTTCGGCCGAAGTCCTGCGCATGCAGCAGGCTGGCGCGACAGGTGTCTTTATCGGCGGCTTGCCGACGGTCGATGCGGGCGTCCTGAAGGAGATCCGCAAGCTCGACATGAAGGCCAAGGTCGCGACCCTGTGGCTCAGCCACAATGAGCCAACGCTGAACCTTCTGCGCGAAGACGCGGGAGACCTCGTCCTCTACGATTTCGTGCCGTCCATGACTGATCCGAAGCTGGACAATTTCCACGCTCTCGCCAAGGCGCATCTCTCGGCGGAAGATCAGGGACGTATCAACCGCTATTCCGTGACCGGCTATGCCACGATGAAGGCATTCATCGAGGCGATGAACCGTTGCGGACGTGATCTGAGCCGTGTCTGTGCGCTCGCGGAACTCAACAAGCTGACGGACTTTGACACGGGTGTGATGGGCAAGATCACCTGGAAACCCGATGCACATCTGGCCCCGGTCGCGGGCGCGCCATTAGTAATTGACGCCAAGGCCGGGCAGTTCGTGCCGCTTGCCGCCGACTGA